Proteins from a genomic interval of Rubinisphaera italica:
- a CDS encoding DUF2752 domain-containing protein → MSSPDITPVPKELRPTPISPNSAPFLLTPFLRILFVVLGCGLIAGFCLAYFLEPSPQGFGTHQQLGLPPCSIQFLFGIPCPSCGMTTSFAWFVRGRIFESIHANIAATYLAMICLLLIPWLMISSWTGQLMPRRKLEYRALILLSSFLLVSVVQWGVRIGFAS, encoded by the coding sequence ATGTCTTCCCCCGATATAACTCCAGTCCCCAAGGAACTTCGGCCTACACCAATTTCGCCGAATTCCGCTCCCTTCCTACTGACTCCCTTCCTTCGAATCCTGTTTGTCGTTCTTGGCTGCGGTTTGATCGCTGGCTTTTGTCTGGCGTATTTCCTTGAACCGTCTCCCCAAGGTTTCGGCACCCACCAACAGTTGGGATTACCTCCGTGTTCCATTCAATTTTTGTTCGGAATCCCCTGCCCGAGTTGCGGGATGACGACCAGCTTCGCCTGGTTTGTTCGCGGTCGGATTTTCGAATCAATTCATGCCAACATCGCAGCGACTTACCTGGCAATGATCTGTCTGCTGCTGATTCCGTGGCTAATGATCAGCAGTTGGACGGGCCAGCTGATGCCTCGTCGCAAACTCGAATATCGGGCACTGATTCTGCTCAGCAGTTTTCTGCTCGTCTCGGTCGTCCAATGGGGCGTGCGGATTGGCTTCGCGTCCTGA
- a CDS encoding OmpH family outer membrane protein, with product MIRVFNFLSLTLACGILAGCGGSEPAGQRVAIVDFEEVLKGTGLDKDISQVVQQSEAQIRGKLAEFQKQLEDQFAAKRKEFGETPTPEQEQELQAFFNELNAQNQRATNQTNQNLQQFQQTISQQIQEQIKGICLELAEEGKYDLIMAKSPFFLAYSDSIDLTAQVVERMNAKIAEADAEVTPEGSAIPGIPGMSQESGSPIAPPPTLTTPSMPEMPAVPAGTSTPKPAGTSTETPTTEAPAGPPASTTSPEPATTSSTPAPPAATSSESTPAPEATTD from the coding sequence ATGATTCGCGTTTTTAACTTCCTCTCACTGACTTTAGCTTGTGGCATTCTGGCTGGTTGTGGTGGTTCTGAACCTGCTGGTCAAAGAGTAGCAATTGTCGACTTCGAAGAAGTCTTAAAGGGAACAGGACTCGATAAGGATATTTCTCAGGTCGTTCAGCAAAGCGAAGCTCAGATTCGAGGGAAACTGGCCGAGTTTCAGAAGCAACTGGAAGATCAGTTCGCCGCCAAACGAAAAGAGTTTGGAGAAACTCCAACTCCGGAACAAGAGCAGGAACTGCAAGCCTTTTTCAATGAATTGAACGCTCAAAACCAGCGGGCAACCAATCAGACAAACCAGAATCTGCAACAGTTTCAACAGACGATCTCTCAACAAATTCAGGAGCAGATCAAAGGAATTTGTCTGGAACTGGCTGAAGAGGGAAAATACGACCTCATCATGGCCAAGTCCCCCTTCTTCCTGGCTTATTCCGATTCTATTGACCTCACCGCTCAAGTTGTCGAGCGGATGAATGCCAAAATCGCCGAAGCGGATGCGGAAGTGACTCCTGAAGGATCAGCAATCCCGGGAATTCCCGGGATGTCTCAGGAATCCGGCTCTCCAATTGCTCCGCCACCAACTCTCACCACGCCTTCGATGCCCGAAATGCCCGCAGTCCCAGCTGGTACTTCAACGCCAAAACCAGCCGGAACATCGACTGAGACACCCACAACTGAAGCACCCGCAGGTCCTCCTGCCAGCACAACATCACCGGAACCTGCGACAACCAGTTCAACACCGGCTCCGCCGGCAGCGACCTCAAGTGAATCGACCCCGGCTCCAGAAGCAACGACAGATTAA
- a CDS encoding NAD(P)/FAD-dependent oxidoreductase has protein sequence MKSKHVAIIGAGLSGLTCARELASKGHRVTLFDKGRGVSGRMSVRRTSDPSLQFDHGAQYFTARHPAFQQQVEEWMQQDFVTIWEGPFVSLEQGQISEAPGQGPRYVGNPAMNALCKALANDLEIRCSQRVSQFIQTGSGWQIVAEDLSSNQFIEQPEVFDHIVLAIPPAQAINLLPENSSLHNVCNTVIMDPCRCVMLAFESSLSVEFGAAFVQNSPLRWIACENSKPGRNSRYECWTLHASSEWSQEYLDATHETVLPILLDAFTAALGKSLPEPVHASTHRWLYAIPRNPLSEGSFQDSENQITICGDWCHEARVEGAYMSGLSAADRIL, from the coding sequence GTGAAGTCGAAGCACGTTGCGATCATCGGAGCCGGTTTGTCTGGTTTGACTTGTGCACGAGAGCTGGCCAGCAAAGGGCATCGAGTTACGCTATTCGATAAAGGTCGCGGCGTATCCGGGCGGATGTCTGTGCGACGAACTTCCGATCCGTCATTGCAATTTGATCATGGTGCTCAATATTTCACCGCCCGGCATCCTGCTTTTCAGCAGCAGGTCGAGGAATGGATGCAACAGGATTTTGTGACCATTTGGGAAGGGCCGTTTGTCAGCTTGGAACAGGGGCAGATCTCAGAAGCGCCCGGACAGGGCCCTCGCTATGTCGGTAATCCCGCCATGAATGCACTTTGCAAAGCCTTGGCAAATGACTTGGAGATTCGTTGCAGTCAGCGGGTTTCTCAGTTCATTCAAACCGGCTCGGGCTGGCAGATTGTCGCTGAAGACCTCTCTTCTAACCAATTCATCGAACAACCTGAAGTTTTTGATCACATCGTTTTGGCAATTCCTCCAGCTCAGGCGATCAACCTGCTACCCGAGAATTCCAGTCTCCATAACGTATGCAATACGGTGATTATGGATCCGTGCCGCTGTGTGATGCTCGCATTTGAGTCTTCACTATCTGTCGAATTTGGAGCCGCATTCGTTCAGAATTCCCCACTGCGCTGGATTGCCTGTGAAAACAGCAAGCCGGGACGAAATTCTCGATACGAATGCTGGACGCTGCACGCTTCCTCCGAATGGTCTCAGGAATATCTCGATGCCACACACGAAACGGTTTTACCAATATTACTCGACGCTTTCACAGCAGCACTCGGAAAATCCTTACCTGAACCGGTCCACGCCAGCACGCATCGCTGGCTGTATGCGATTCCGAGAAATCCACTTTCCGAAGGAAGTTTTCAGGATTCCGAGAATCAAATCACCATTTGTGGCGACTGGTGTCACGAAGCTCGTGTCGAGGGAGCTTACATGAGTGGGC